One Heliomicrobium gestii genomic region harbors:
- a CDS encoding mannose-1-phosphate guanylyltransferase/mannose-6-phosphate isomerase: MKVIILAGGGGTRLFPLSRQDYPKQFLQIGGEMSLLAQTVKRFRQRVNPEDMVIVTNQAYFHHVQTELRRWGAERAHILLEPAARNTAPAIALSARYCLDVLGCDPGEALFVAPSDHLVRPEEAFAERIEAAIGAAQTGQIVTFGIEPANAETGYGYIQAGDARDIGFAVRRFTEKPDRTTAESFLAAGGYYWNSGMYAFTIGCLLEEMERHQPDLAEMARSPFDQMLDRFSEAPSISIDKAIAEKSERVVVLPFGLYWNDIGSWDAIFEALPKDAEGNVIEGDCIPFGCRETLLMSHGRLVAGVGLEDTLVVETPDVIVVARRGESQKIKEVVEQLKRRQRREAVEHPKQYRPWGNYTILVDAPGHKVKRIVVQPGQGLSLQMHYHRSEHWIVLEGTARVTIGDEARMIHENESIFVPKSTRHRLENPGKIPLVIIEVQNGNYLEEDDIVRFTDTYGRS; encoded by the coding sequence ATGAAAGTGATTATTTTGGCGGGGGGCGGAGGCACACGCCTCTTTCCGCTGTCGCGGCAGGATTACCCGAAGCAGTTCTTGCAGATCGGCGGGGAGATGTCCCTGCTGGCGCAGACGGTGAAGCGTTTTCGCCAGCGCGTCAACCCGGAGGATATGGTCATCGTCACCAACCAGGCTTATTTTCATCATGTGCAAACGGAGTTGCGGCGGTGGGGGGCGGAGCGCGCCCATATCCTGTTGGAACCGGCGGCGCGGAATACGGCGCCGGCCATCGCCCTGAGCGCCCGTTACTGCCTTGATGTCTTGGGGTGCGACCCTGGCGAGGCGCTCTTTGTGGCGCCCTCGGATCACCTGGTTCGCCCGGAAGAGGCTTTTGCCGAACGGATCGAGGCGGCCATCGGCGCCGCCCAGACGGGACAGATCGTCACCTTCGGCATCGAACCGGCCAACGCGGAAACGGGATACGGCTATATCCAGGCGGGGGACGCCCGGGACATCGGCTTTGCCGTCCGCCGGTTTACGGAAAAACCGGATCGGACCACGGCTGAGTCGTTTCTAGCGGCAGGCGGCTATTACTGGAACTCGGGCATGTATGCCTTTACGATCGGCTGTCTTCTCGAAGAGATGGAGCGCCATCAACCGGATCTGGCGGAGATGGCCCGCTCCCCCTTCGATCAGATGCTCGACCGGTTTTCGGAAGCGCCGTCCATCTCGATCGACAAGGCGATCGCGGAAAAATCGGAGCGGGTGGTCGTGCTCCCCTTCGGCCTCTACTGGAACGACATCGGCTCTTGGGACGCTATCTTTGAGGCGTTGCCCAAAGACGCCGAGGGGAACGTCATTGAGGGGGACTGCATCCCCTTCGGATGCCGCGAGACGCTGCTGATGAGCCACGGCAGGCTGGTGGCCGGTGTCGGCCTGGAAGACACGTTGGTCGTGGAGACGCCTGATGTGATCGTCGTCGCCCGCCGCGGCGAATCCCAGAAGATCAAGGAAGTCGTCGAGCAGTTGAAGCGACGGCAACGGCGCGAAGCGGTGGAACACCCGAAGCAGTACCGGCCCTGGGGGAATTACACGATCCTCGTCGACGCGCCCGGTCACAAGGTGAAGCGCATCGTCGTTCAGCCGGGACAAGGGCTAAGCCTGCAGATGCATTATCATCGCTCCGAACACTGGATCGTCCTGGAGGGAACGGCGCGGGTGACCATCGGCGACGAGGCGCGGATGATCCACGAGAATGAAAGCATCTTTGTGCCGAAGTCAACGCGGCACCGACTGGAGAATCCGGGCAAAATCCCCCTGGTGATCATCGAGGTGCAAAACGGCAATTATCTCGAAGAAGACGACATCGTCCGGTTTACCGATACATACGGAAGAAGTTAA
- a CDS encoding glycosyltransferase family 2 protein: MSVVMLNWNRREDVREGLTRLQEQSYPYLEIIVVDNGSTDGSVEMIRAEFPQVRLIETGKNLGVEGYNYGFRAARGEYVLILDDDSFPAYDAIRRMVERFQADPQLGVVAFDVRSYSQFEAGQRQQPAMGEAAKKAQPPSSGEKTSGAAKPVGVDYYMSFNGAGAGVRRQVMEQAGYYPGEFFLYMNEMDMAFRIWDAGYRIEFFPDIIAYHKASPVNRQSWRAPFFYTRNLFWLVWKNQPLLRAWGLTLRLFYYCCYFSLEQSTMIYIKAAWAAAAGMTTILPLRKPVREEVAQKLRVPYRVNFTFYR; encoded by the coding sequence GTGTCTGTTGTCATGTTGAACTGGAACCGTCGCGAAGATGTGCGGGAAGGGCTGACGCGGCTGCAGGAGCAGTCCTATCCCTATTTGGAGATCATCGTCGTCGACAACGGCTCCACTGACGGCAGTGTGGAGATGATCCGCGCTGAGTTTCCCCAGGTGCGTTTGATCGAAACGGGGAAAAACCTGGGTGTCGAGGGATACAACTACGGCTTCCGGGCGGCCCGGGGCGAGTACGTCCTGATCCTGGACGACGATTCCTTTCCGGCCTATGACGCGATCCGTCGCATGGTGGAGCGCTTTCAGGCAGACCCCCAACTGGGTGTCGTCGCCTTTGACGTGCGCAGCTACAGCCAGTTTGAAGCTGGGCAACGGCAGCAACCGGCCATGGGGGAGGCGGCGAAGAAGGCTCAGCCCCCTTCGAGCGGTGAAAAGACGAGTGGCGCCGCGAAACCGGTGGGTGTCGACTATTACATGAGTTTCAACGGCGCCGGCGCCGGCGTGCGGCGCCAGGTGATGGAACAAGCGGGCTATTACCCCGGCGAGTTTTTTCTCTACATGAACGAGATGGACATGGCCTTCCGGATCTGGGACGCCGGGTACCGCATCGAGTTCTTCCCCGACATCATCGCCTACCACAAGGCTTCGCCGGTCAATCGCCAGTCCTGGCGGGCGCCTTTTTTCTATACGCGCAACCTCTTCTGGCTCGTCTGGAAGAATCAACCGCTGCTGCGCGCCTGGGGTCTGACCCTGCGCCTGTTTTATTACTGCTGCTACTTTTCCTTGGAACAGTCGACTATGATTTATATCAAGGCTGCCTGGGCCGCCGCCGCCGGCATGACAACGATCCTGCCCTTGCGCAAGCCGGTGCGGGAGGAGGTCGCGCAAAAGCTGCGTGTCCCCTACCGGGTCAACTTTACCTTTTACCGATAA
- a CDS encoding SDR family oxidoreductase, which produces MTKRVLLTGVTGYVGGLVGRWLDGRYDWTGVSARCAAGPRRIPCDLTDPAALAALARQVKPDVIIHAAGVKNIGLCERDPALADAVNRQSTSNLLTAFPDARVIYISTDYVFDGVRGRYQETDPPEPTTVYGRSKRAAEREGLSRSDCFFVLRLAALYDREATFLQFLDTSLSKEEPVDCYHDAYYSPTFYADFLHILGALIDGESFQRRVYHVCGERLSRFAFASAYAQVFGHPADLIRPVSLQGAGGFLFPDLSLCDQRTREEFGLERTSVRRSLEAIWKEKGEE; this is translated from the coding sequence ATGACGAAAAGGGTGTTGTTGACCGGTGTGACCGGCTATGTGGGCGGCCTTGTCGGGCGGTGGCTTGACGGGCGGTATGACTGGACCGGCGTAAGCGCTCGTTGCGCCGCCGGACCTCGCCGGATCCCCTGCGATCTGACCGATCCCGCTGCCCTGGCGGCGCTGGCCCGACAGGTCAAACCTGACGTTATCATCCACGCCGCCGGTGTGAAAAACATCGGCCTTTGCGAGCGCGATCCCGCGCTGGCTGACGCTGTCAATCGCCAGTCCACGAGCAACCTGCTGACCGCCTTCCCGGATGCGCGGGTGATCTATATCTCCACCGATTATGTCTTTGACGGGGTGCGGGGGCGCTATCAGGAGACAGACCCGCCCGAACCGACCACCGTTTATGGAAGAAGCAAGCGGGCGGCCGAGAGGGAGGGACTCTCGCGTTCCGACTGTTTTTTTGTCCTCCGTTTGGCGGCCCTTTACGACAGGGAGGCGACGTTCCTGCAATTTCTCGACACATCCCTATCCAAAGAGGAGCCTGTCGATTGCTACCACGACGCCTACTACTCGCCGACCTTTTACGCCGATTTTCTCCACATCCTCGGGGCCTTGATCGACGGGGAGTCTTTTCAACGGCGCGTCTATCATGTCTGCGGGGAACGGCTGTCCCGGTTTGCTTTCGCCTCTGCCTATGCCCAGGTCTTCGGGCATCCCGCCGATCTCATCCGGCCCGTTTCATTGCAGGGGGCCGGTGGATTCCTCTTTCCCGATTTGTCCCTCTGTGATCAACGAACCCGGGAGGAATTCGGCCTGGAACGGACGAGCGTGCGTCGCTCCCTCGAAGCGATTTGGAAGGAAAAAGGGGAGGAGTGA
- a CDS encoding B12-binding domain-containing radical SAM protein: MRVLLANLPWHEKPEAGKPGWRGIRAGSRWPHTFQYYGGELVGGDMPVPFFLATAGAMLKQAGFTAQVRDSIALGESYEDFYAFVAAFQPDVIVVETSTPSLDHDLTVVQRLKEMRPQLRAVFCGIHFELEDERFFADHGVIDYVVYGEYEAPVTRLLTTLRDGGDLGAVANLLYRDGQKVVKTGEGALTELDGLPWPDRTDLPNGNYIDHGLGLERPQLQVYATRGCPFGCIFCVWPQVIYRSRRYRKRNPEDVVAEIEAHLRQYPYRSFYFDDDTFNVDLNYVRALARLLKERGLDRVPWGAMGRADLMTREALLELRAAGLQSMKYGVESADPKVLNDIGKRMSLEKVVEMVNFTRELGIKVHLTFTIGLPNDTAESIERTIDLACRMEAESLQFSIATPFPGTRMYALYERNGWITTKNWSDYDGAFKAVSRTETFSGEELEAYVALAYRRWAESKVRRAVGAPAFQAAFAEKVAASVQPGERVLLLQAANVNLTVALLELLNRLGYEAHVLTHQRFVAHFAPLLSPERMHVFEQTGDFRASLLGDWARALQSEFSFRAAVIPYTNPDGRNYEEVEQVALAAAPVIAAGVNMEGTIIR, translated from the coding sequence GTGCGCGTGCTTTTAGCAAACCTCCCCTGGCATGAGAAGCCGGAAGCCGGGAAGCCCGGTTGGCGCGGGATTCGCGCCGGGTCCCGCTGGCCCCATACATTCCAGTATTATGGCGGGGAACTGGTCGGCGGCGACATGCCTGTCCCCTTTTTCCTGGCCACAGCCGGCGCCATGCTGAAACAAGCCGGATTTACGGCCCAAGTCAGGGACTCCATCGCCCTTGGCGAAAGCTACGAGGATTTTTATGCCTTTGTGGCGGCCTTTCAGCCCGATGTGATCGTCGTCGAAACGTCGACGCCGAGCCTTGACCATGACTTGACGGTTGTGCAACGGCTGAAGGAGATGCGCCCGCAACTGCGCGCCGTCTTCTGCGGGATTCACTTTGAACTGGAGGATGAGCGGTTTTTCGCCGACCACGGGGTGATCGACTATGTCGTCTACGGCGAGTATGAGGCGCCGGTGACGCGGCTGCTGACGACGCTGCGCGATGGCGGCGATCTCGGCGCCGTGGCGAACCTGCTCTATCGAGACGGGCAAAAGGTCGTCAAAACGGGCGAGGGAGCGCTGACCGAACTGGATGGACTTCCCTGGCCCGACCGGACCGATCTCCCCAACGGAAACTATATCGATCACGGCCTCGGCCTGGAACGGCCGCAGCTGCAGGTGTACGCCACCCGCGGTTGTCCCTTTGGCTGCATCTTCTGTGTCTGGCCCCAGGTGATCTACCGCAGCCGCCGTTACCGGAAACGGAATCCGGAAGATGTGGTCGCCGAGATCGAGGCCCATCTCCGCCAGTATCCCTACCGGAGCTTTTATTTTGATGACGACACCTTCAACGTGGACCTGAACTATGTGCGCGCGCTGGCCCGGTTGTTGAAAGAGCGGGGGCTCGATCGCGTCCCCTGGGGCGCCATGGGGCGGGCCGACCTGATGACCCGCGAGGCCTTGCTGGAACTGCGGGCGGCGGGATTGCAAAGCATGAAGTACGGCGTGGAATCGGCCGATCCCAAGGTGCTCAATGACATCGGCAAGCGGATGAGCCTGGAGAAGGTCGTCGAGATGGTCAACTTCACCCGTGAGTTGGGCATCAAGGTGCACCTCACCTTTACCATCGGCCTGCCCAATGACACGGCGGAAAGCATCGAGCGGACCATCGATCTGGCCTGCCGGATGGAAGCGGAGTCGCTGCAGTTCTCCATCGCCACGCCCTTTCCGGGCACGCGGATGTATGCCCTGTACGAACGCAACGGGTGGATCACGACGAAGAACTGGTCTGACTATGACGGCGCCTTCAAGGCCGTCTCCCGGACGGAGACCTTCAGCGGCGAGGAGTTGGAGGCTTATGTGGCGTTGGCCTATCGCCGCTGGGCCGAGAGCAAGGTGCGCCGGGCTGTCGGAGCGCCGGCCTTCCAAGCCGCCTTTGCCGAGAAAGTGGCGGCGAGCGTCCAGCCGGGAGAACGGGTCCTTTTGCTGCAGGCGGCCAATGTCAACCTGACGGTGGCGCTGCTGGAACTGCTGAACCGCCTCGGCTATGAGGCCCATGTGTTGACTCACCAGCGATTTGTCGCCCATTTTGCGCCGCTCCTATCGCCGGAACGGATGCATGTCTTCGAGCAGACGGGCGATTTTCGCGCCTCCCTGCTGGGCGATTGGGCGAGGGCGCTGCAAAGCGAGTTTTCCTTCCGCGCCGCTGTGATCCCCTACACCAACCCCGATGGCCGCAATTATGAGGAAGTGGAGCAGGTCGCCCTGGCGGCGGCCCCGGTCATCGCCGCCGGAGTCAACATGGAAGGAACGATCATTCGATGA
- a CDS encoding CgeB family protein, translated as MRILMTGMLSSVYIKDCWIKPMQALFDPTFVDITPIQVVHKARTIEKYLYSLIRKGNYDFFFFYSDGIQQELSEDFFSVLKQAGLPVVAFHADDEPEVWYKKNEPVDPFFDLIASHSKRAVARRQAMGWGERVMYLPWGFNPAVFRPLDCGPAIYDVVYIGKNLFQNNVFSTEHEAYRRQQNLVDVYEFCQSAGLNFRIFGSGWDKHPVLHGCNGGVLTTDEMVRVYRQSKIVFNPGFSADGDGYQTKLRHFEVAGCGVLQITNRNPELAELFREGEEIVFYDDAADLQDKIAYYIAHEAERQAMAEQVGARAHRDHTTTQRLTELFQRAAERNGAGHGKGRNGASNPCPVPAQMGTASPEQMVRQVILKDLGEVEPLLGDERLAELLRDEESRYFHFLIGQFAVENIEYSLVRPIMEGGRPPLIAVRTFLETRKLDDNRVQRWKENICGVLLRETVRPGDLRPDLAALAQRRCPGFAGARGFRPVLNYLVRRDHVREWLSAIAKGDAAVFDRLAVDHTGLIVNDLRIDAAADGVICERPFIERLRPVLAQWERLGSRIVIYGAQGLMAAAVLAVLADYPKLNMLGLVDRRLAGATVSGHPVFSVDDLARLQLDGIVIAAESSGPQIYHSIRGMQGSAVVAPLYDLEDPLWELLPTV; from the coding sequence GTGCGAATTTTGATGACAGGGATGCTGTCGAGCGTTTATATCAAGGATTGCTGGATCAAGCCGATGCAGGCGCTGTTCGACCCGACTTTTGTGGATATTACCCCCATTCAGGTGGTTCATAAAGCCCGTACCATCGAAAAGTACCTCTATTCGTTGATCCGCAAGGGCAATTACGATTTTTTCTTCTTCTATTCCGACGGCATCCAACAGGAACTGAGCGAGGACTTTTTTTCTGTCCTGAAACAGGCGGGGCTGCCCGTCGTCGCCTTTCATGCCGACGATGAGCCCGAAGTCTGGTATAAGAAAAATGAGCCTGTCGACCCCTTTTTCGATCTTATCGCCTCCCATTCGAAGCGCGCCGTGGCTCGTCGACAGGCCATGGGCTGGGGCGAGAGGGTCATGTATCTCCCCTGGGGCTTCAATCCGGCCGTCTTTCGCCCCCTTGACTGCGGCCCCGCGATCTACGACGTGGTGTATATCGGCAAAAACCTCTTTCAAAACAACGTGTTTTCCACCGAACATGAAGCTTACCGGCGCCAGCAAAACCTTGTCGACGTCTACGAGTTTTGTCAGAGCGCCGGCTTGAACTTTCGGATCTTCGGTTCCGGATGGGACAAGCACCCGGTGCTCCATGGCTGCAACGGCGGCGTCCTCACGACCGATGAGATGGTGCGCGTCTACCGGCAAAGCAAGATTGTCTTCAATCCCGGTTTTTCCGCCGACGGCGACGGCTATCAGACGAAACTGCGCCATTTCGAGGTGGCCGGTTGCGGCGTCTTGCAGATCACGAACCGCAACCCCGAGTTGGCCGAACTCTTCCGGGAAGGCGAGGAGATCGTCTTTTATGACGACGCCGCCGATCTCCAGGATAAAATCGCCTATTACATCGCCCATGAGGCGGAACGCCAGGCCATGGCTGAACAGGTGGGGGCGAGAGCCCATCGCGATCATACGACGACCCAGCGCCTGACCGAACTGTTTCAACGGGCCGCCGAACGTAACGGGGCGGGACACGGCAAAGGGCGAAACGGCGCCTCGAACCCTTGTCCGGTTCCAGCGCAGATGGGGACGGCTTCGCCGGAACAGATGGTCCGGCAGGTTATCCTGAAAGACCTCGGTGAGGTCGAACCGTTGCTTGGCGATGAGCGCTTGGCGGAACTGCTGCGCGACGAGGAGAGCCGCTATTTTCATTTCCTCATCGGTCAGTTTGCTGTGGAAAACATCGAATACAGCCTAGTGCGACCGATCATGGAAGGGGGGCGACCGCCCCTTATCGCCGTGCGGACCTTTTTAGAAACGCGCAAGCTCGATGACAACCGGGTCCAGCGATGGAAAGAGAACATCTGCGGCGTCCTCCTTCGAGAGACGGTGCGACCGGGCGATCTTCGCCCTGATCTGGCTGCCTTGGCCCAGCGGCGTTGTCCCGGTTTTGCCGGGGCAAGGGGCTTTCGACCGGTCCTCAACTACCTGGTGAGAAGAGACCATGTCCGGGAATGGCTGAGCGCGATCGCCAAGGGCGACGCCGCAGTGTTCGATCGATTGGCCGTGGATCACACCGGCCTGATCGTCAACGACCTGCGCATCGATGCCGCCGCCGACGGGGTGATCTGCGAACGTCCCTTCATCGAGCGGTTGCGTCCTGTGCTGGCCCAGTGGGAGCGGCTTGGCAGCAGGATCGTCATCTACGGCGCGCAAGGGCTGATGGCGGCGGCGGTGCTGGCGGTCCTCGCCGATTATCCCAAGTTGAACATGCTGGGCCTCGTCGACCGTCGCTTGGCCGGCGCCACCGTGTCGGGCCACCCCGTTTTTTCGGTGGATGATCTGGCGCGCCTGCAACTCGATGGGATTGTCATCGCTGCCGAATCGTCGGGACCGCAGATTTACCACAGCATCCGGGGGATGCAGGGGAGCGCGGTCGTAGCGCCGCTTTACGACTTGGAGGATCCCCTTTGGGAGTTGCTGCCGACGGTATGA
- a CDS encoding glycosyltransferase family protein — MRVLAIGNFSHRYMEHCWRAPLRRLYPDSLVVDTAPLLAVGDGRGRFCHQYILGLLRNDTVDCVLFFTDGGIANDFPDAFFAALRQSQIPVIAIHGDDEPEVWYERNRRFDHRYDMVATHSRRSCERRRAEGWGERALYLPWGYNPAVFRRMPDAEKKYDIVFVGKNKQSGRPEDWFEDSRLRADSLVRLYELCRRQGLRFGLFGMGWEDHPILGEAAGGLVEDDAMVRIFNESKLVFNPSWTADNDFASYQNKLRLFEVAGSGACQLTNHNPDFAASFPDGGGAVYFSNVDELEQKVLYYLRHEEERARIALSALKVARSGHTAEHRVEALMAHVRACFSSEEGGKAREDRTEKGPGGGAASVWAGHPQQIQGTPVCVYGDGIAEPERAFVHLLPPESDLLSIESDYLPIRTFLGSDSPADVLTVRTIVEFPGQDGNFIQVNKENFNGCLLDSDGDQALALLPQDMADRLILPGTTASPLVGLNYLVRASRLDDFMAAVRSGSGFGSAGVGAGAGAGLGSGAGAGAAKGGRADLRIIHSHRIVNRVRFHRSAGRAFSFLNLRGKLDRLMADLKGLGKSVMIYGGRGALPPVAREAIERRGVSFLGYIDRALAGKSLDGHPVFSADMLESLQPDVVLVAATVSGPEIYENLSKSLGRFCVIPLYELEHPSWEIVY; from the coding sequence ATGAGAGTTCTCGCGATCGGAAACTTCAGTCACCGCTATATGGAGCATTGCTGGCGAGCGCCGCTGCGCCGCCTTTATCCCGACAGCCTGGTCGTTGATACGGCCCCCTTGTTGGCCGTCGGCGACGGCAGAGGCCGCTTTTGCCACCAGTACATTCTGGGGTTGCTTCGCAACGACACCGTCGATTGCGTTCTTTTTTTCACCGATGGCGGCATCGCCAATGATTTTCCGGACGCTTTTTTCGCCGCCCTGCGGCAGAGCCAGATCCCCGTTATCGCCATTCATGGCGACGACGAACCGGAGGTCTGGTATGAGCGCAACCGGCGCTTCGATCACCGCTATGACATGGTGGCGACCCATTCCCGCCGTAGCTGCGAGCGGCGGCGAGCCGAGGGGTGGGGGGAACGGGCGCTGTATCTCCCCTGGGGGTACAATCCGGCTGTCTTTCGACGCATGCCGGATGCGGAGAAAAAATACGACATCGTCTTTGTCGGGAAAAACAAACAGTCGGGCCGGCCGGAGGACTGGTTTGAAGACAGCCGCCTGCGGGCCGATTCGCTCGTGCGCCTCTATGAGCTTTGCCGGCGCCAGGGACTTCGTTTCGGCTTGTTCGGAATGGGCTGGGAAGACCATCCCATCCTCGGCGAGGCGGCGGGCGGTCTGGTGGAAGATGACGCCATGGTCCGCATCTTCAACGAGAGCAAGCTGGTCTTTAACCCCAGTTGGACCGCTGACAACGACTTTGCCTCCTATCAAAACAAGCTGCGCCTCTTTGAGGTGGCCGGCAGCGGCGCCTGTCAGTTGACCAACCATAACCCCGACTTTGCGGCCTCTTTTCCCGATGGCGGCGGCGCCGTCTATTTTTCGAATGTGGATGAATTGGAACAGAAGGTGCTCTACTACCTGCGCCATGAGGAGGAACGCGCCCGGATCGCCCTGTCGGCGCTTAAAGTCGCCCGGAGCGGTCATACGGCGGAACACCGGGTCGAGGCGCTGATGGCCCATGTTCGCGCCTGTTTTTCGAGCGAGGAAGGCGGGAAGGCGCGTGAGGATCGAACGGAGAAGGGGCCGGGAGGGGGCGCCGCGTCCGTATGGGCGGGACATCCTCAGCAGATTCAAGGGACGCCTGTCTGCGTCTACGGCGATGGGATTGCCGAGCCGGAGCGCGCTTTTGTCCATCTCTTGCCCCCGGAGTCGGATCTCCTGTCCATCGAGTCCGATTACCTGCCCATCCGGACCTTTCTCGGCAGCGATTCGCCGGCCGATGTGCTTACGGTGCGAACGATCGTCGAGTTTCCCGGCCAGGACGGCAACTTCATCCAAGTGAACAAAGAGAATTTCAACGGCTGCCTCTTGGACAGCGATGGCGATCAGGCGCTCGCGCTGTTGCCGCAAGACATGGCAGACCGGTTGATCCTGCCTGGCACAACAGCGTCGCCGCTGGTGGGGCTCAATTATCTCGTTCGCGCGTCCCGGCTGGACGATTTTATGGCTGCTGTTCGCTCCGGCTCTGGCTTCGGCTCCGCCGGTGTGGGGGCGGGTGCGGGCGCAGGTTTGGGGTCCGGCGCAGGTGCAGGCGCAGCTAAAGGCGGACGCGCAGACTTGCGCATCATCCATAGCCATCGCATCGTCAACCGCGTGCGCTTTCACCGGTCTGCCGGGAGGGCCTTCTCCTTTTTGAACCTGCGGGGAAAGCTCGACCGGTTGATGGCGGACCTGAAGGGACTGGGGAAATCGGTCATGATCTACGGCGGCCGGGGCGCGCTGCCGCCGGTGGCGCGGGAGGCCATCGAACGTCGCGGCGTCTCCTTTCTCGGCTATATCGACCGGGCGCTCGCCGGCAAGAGCCTGGACGGGCATCCCGTGTTTTCGGCCGATATGCTGGAATCGCTGCAACCGGACGTGGTGCTGGTGGCTGCCACCGTTTCGGGGCCGGAGATCTATGAGAACCTCAGCAAAAGCTTGGGCCGGTTTTGTGTCATCCCCTTGTATGAACTCGAACATCCCTCCTGGGAGATTGTCTATTAA